One stretch of Candidatus Angelobacter sp. DNA includes these proteins:
- a CDS encoding YbaB/EbfC family nucleoid-associated protein yields the protein MSTIGKLMKQATRIQRQMEEVQAQLAARTVEATSGGGAVKVVARCDGTIAAITIDPQAMNPADTQLLEDLIITAANNALGQAKEISTAEMGKVTSGFSLPGLM from the coding sequence ATGTCCACCATCGGAAAATTGATGAAGCAGGCAACGCGCATCCAGCGGCAGATGGAGGAAGTGCAGGCGCAACTGGCGGCGCGAACGGTCGAAGCCACCAGTGGCGGCGGCGCTGTCAAGGTCGTTGCCCGGTGCGACGGCACCATTGCCGCGATCACGATCGATCCGCAGGCGATGAATCCGGCCGATACCCAGCTCCTCGAAGACCTGATTATCACCGCGGCCAACAACGCCCTGGGCCAGGCAAAGGAAATATCCACCGCCGAAATGGGCAAGGTCACCTCCGGTTTCAGCCTGCCGGGTCTGATGTAA
- the recR gene encoding recombination mediator RecR translates to MPSLPEPVSVLIAALNKLPGVGPRSAERIAIHLAQAGADSVRQLAQAILTAREKIHSCRTCGALTERQPCAVCDDPRRDGSIVCLVEQPTDVISIEKSGAFHGKYHVLGGRISPLNGVEPEDLRIAELESRLSKEPIREIIIALGTDVEGDATSFYLAKRLAAKGVLTTRIAHGLPAGSGLEFADELTLSRALEGRREIK, encoded by the coding sequence ATGCCTTCACTTCCCGAGCCTGTCAGCGTATTGATTGCCGCGCTGAACAAATTACCCGGTGTCGGGCCGCGCTCGGCGGAACGAATCGCGATTCACCTCGCGCAAGCCGGGGCGGATTCCGTCCGGCAGCTTGCGCAGGCGATTTTGACAGCGCGTGAAAAAATCCACTCCTGCCGAACTTGTGGCGCGTTGACCGAACGCCAGCCCTGCGCCGTGTGCGATGATCCGCGCCGCGACGGGTCCATTGTCTGCCTGGTGGAACAACCGACCGACGTCATCAGCATCGAGAAATCCGGGGCGTTCCACGGCAAATATCACGTGCTCGGTGGCAGGATTTCGCCGCTCAATGGCGTCGAGCCGGAAGATTTGAGGATCGCCGAACTCGAATCGCGGCTGTCAAAAGAGCCGATCCGAGAAATTATCATCGCGCTGGGCACAGACGTCGAAGGCGACGCGACGAGTTTCTATCTGGCCAAACGGCTGGCTGCGAAAGGCGTGCTGACGACACGCATCGCGCACGGACTTCCCGCGGGAAGCGGGCTCGAATTCGCTGATGAACTGACATTGAGCCGCGCGCTGGAAGGACGACGTGAAATCAAGTAG
- a CDS encoding HAD family phosphatase, translated as MKSSSPARPRVVIFDLGKVLVDFDYSLAARRIAAQGTLPADAVQRFIDHSPLLFRFETGQITREEFFAEVKSAAGFSGSFDQFSKFFADIFAPIGPMVELHARLRAAAVPTFIFSNTNELAVGHIRKNFPFFSRFDGYILSYEHGTMKPHASLYEVVEHETGCRGGELFYVDDRPENLETASDRGWQVVLQKNPGATRRAMKAAGLPVWRDVPYHSV; from the coding sequence GTGAAATCAAGTAGCCCCGCCAGACCCCGGGTCGTCATTTTCGACCTCGGCAAGGTCCTTGTGGATTTCGATTACAGCCTGGCGGCGCGGAGAATCGCGGCGCAAGGCACGCTGCCCGCTGACGCCGTGCAAAGATTCATTGACCATTCCCCGCTGCTGTTTCGATTCGAGACCGGGCAGATCACCCGTGAGGAATTCTTTGCCGAAGTGAAATCAGCCGCGGGATTTTCCGGATCGTTCGATCAGTTCAGCAAATTTTTCGCGGATATTTTTGCTCCGATCGGGCCCATGGTGGAGTTGCACGCCCGGCTGCGGGCCGCGGCGGTTCCGACGTTTATTTTCTCAAACACCAATGAGCTTGCCGTCGGTCACATTCGGAAAAACTTTCCGTTCTTCAGCCGTTTCGACGGCTACATTCTGTCATACGAGCACGGCACGATGAAACCCCACGCTTCACTGTACGAGGTGGTCGAGCACGAAACCGGCTGCCGGGGTGGCGAATTGTTTTACGTTGATGACCGGCCGGAAAATCTGGAGACCGCCTCGGACCGGGGCTGGCAGGTCGTCCTCCAGAAGAATCCCGGCGCAACGCGCAGGGCAATGAAGGCGGCGGGTCTTCCGGTCTGGCGCGATGTGCCGTATCATTCCGTTTGA
- a CDS encoding rhomboid family intramembrane serine protease: protein MTSAESTLSIIPARSRRQAMDWSLVLISQGIETVIQESDGSWVLLVDPQTRSRALSTLRQYQIENRGWSWRQRMPWPEITFHWGALAWCFALVAFHWLNTASGSRLESAGSMDSVAVAQGSWWRLFTATMLHFDLAHLMANLTIGLPVIGLAMGRYGPACALLAACAAGAFGNIASFLVHTHPYHGLGASGVVMGGLGLLAIQSLSLRFKNRMSSNYIFVGAISGVMLFTLLGLNPASDITAHLGGFIGGLALGAVMALVPQKKLLATATNIICGGALAGLIALTWTLALEHAAPVP, encoded by the coding sequence ATGACAAGCGCGGAATCTACCCTGTCAATCATCCCGGCGCGCAGCCGCCGCCAGGCGATGGACTGGAGTCTGGTGCTGATCAGCCAGGGGATCGAGACCGTCATTCAGGAGTCCGACGGCAGTTGGGTGCTCCTGGTTGATCCACAAACACGTTCGCGCGCCCTGTCAACCTTGCGCCAGTACCAAATCGAAAACCGCGGATGGAGCTGGAGACAGAGGATGCCCTGGCCGGAAATCACGTTCCACTGGGGTGCTCTCGCGTGGTGCTTCGCCCTCGTTGCCTTTCACTGGTTGAATACCGCTTCCGGGTCGCGTCTTGAATCCGCCGGCTCGATGGACAGCGTCGCTGTTGCGCAGGGATCGTGGTGGCGGCTCTTCACTGCAACCATGCTCCACTTCGACCTCGCCCATCTTATGGCGAATCTGACAATCGGCCTCCCGGTGATCGGCCTGGCCATGGGACGCTACGGCCCCGCTTGCGCATTGCTGGCCGCTTGCGCGGCGGGTGCCTTTGGGAATATCGCGAGTTTTCTGGTGCACACCCATCCTTATCACGGCCTCGGCGCCTCCGGCGTTGTCATGGGCGGGCTTGGACTGTTGGCCATCCAATCGCTGTCGCTCAGATTTAAAAATCGCATGTCATCGAATTACATTTTCGTCGGCGCAATCAGCGGCGTCATGCTGTTCACGCTCCTGGGACTCAACCCGGCCAGTGACATCACGGCACATCTCGGCGGTTTCATTGGCGGATTAGCGCTCGGCGCAGTGATGGCTTTGGTCCCACAGAAAAAGCTTCTGGCCACGGCCACAAACATCATTTGCGGCGGCGCACTGGCCGGGTTGATTGCGCTCACCTGGACCCTCGCGCTCGAACATGCCGCGCCGGTTCCCTGA
- a CDS encoding C39 family peptidase, giving the protein MTLRHTRWLAVLLVLPFEPLPAGPPHHGRQFVGLEDFSRFTKSAGESTNETMFVSPEIISDMKWDELIVSWNTDAAGGADLRIEARAIYPGHSTRFYTMGVWSDDLENHQRRSVKGQSDGDGEVLTDTLRLKLPCERVQIKLVVDGRGAALRPPVKFLGLCFSDTRHDPPALPPNHAAWGKIITVPQRSQLDYSEGEQSWCSPTATSMILAYWADKLNRPELNRSVPQVAAEVFDPNWPGTGNWPFNTAYAGSFPGIRACVSRFSDVSELEDWITSDLPVALSVANSILKGAPPREGPDGHIVVCVGFTNEGDVVVNDPGTRQQIRRVFPRSNLVKAWAHSHNTVYLIHPEGADTPKDRFGHWVSEKKRQ; this is encoded by the coding sequence ATGACACTGCGACACACTCGTTGGCTGGCTGTCCTGCTGGTTCTTCCATTCGAACCGCTGCCCGCCGGCCCGCCGCATCATGGACGGCAATTCGTCGGCCTTGAAGACTTCTCCCGCTTCACGAAAAGCGCGGGCGAATCGACGAACGAAACCATGTTCGTTTCGCCCGAAATTATTTCCGACATGAAGTGGGACGAGCTCATCGTCTCTTGGAACACCGACGCGGCCGGGGGAGCGGATCTCAGAATAGAAGCGCGCGCCATCTATCCCGGGCATTCGACCAGGTTTTACACGATGGGAGTCTGGTCGGATGACCTGGAAAATCATCAGCGAAGGAGCGTCAAAGGCCAAAGCGACGGTGATGGCGAAGTACTCACTGACACACTCAGATTGAAATTACCGTGCGAGCGGGTCCAAATAAAACTCGTTGTTGATGGTCGCGGAGCCGCGCTTCGCCCACCGGTAAAATTTCTCGGGCTCTGCTTTTCCGACACGAGGCACGATCCGCCGGCCCTCCCGCCCAATCACGCCGCCTGGGGAAAAATCATCACCGTGCCCCAACGATCGCAACTCGACTATTCCGAAGGCGAACAGTCGTGGTGCAGTCCCACCGCCACCTCGATGATCCTGGCTTACTGGGCCGACAAATTGAATCGCCCTGAATTGAACCGGTCCGTGCCCCAAGTGGCTGCGGAGGTTTTCGACCCGAACTGGCCCGGCACCGGCAACTGGCCGTTCAACACCGCTTATGCTGGTTCATTCCCTGGAATACGCGCGTGTGTAAGCCGCTTTAGCGATGTCTCGGAGCTGGAAGACTGGATCACCAGCGACCTGCCGGTCGCGCTGTCGGTTGCCAACTCAATCTTGAAAGGCGCGCCACCGCGCGAAGGGCCCGATGGCCACATCGTTGTTTGCGTTGGCTTCACAAACGAGGGCGACGTCGTGGTCAACGATCCCGGAACACGGCAGCAGATCCGGCGCGTCTTCCCGCGCAGCAACCTGGTGAAAGCCTGGGCGCATTCGCATAACACTGTCTATTTGATTCACCCCGAAGGCGCTGACACTCCAAAAGACCGGTTTGGTCATTGGGTTTCTGAAAAAAAGAGACAGTAG